From one Rhodamnia argentea isolate NSW1041297 chromosome 1, ASM2092103v1, whole genome shotgun sequence genomic stretch:
- the LOC115755882 gene encoding probable folate-biopterin transporter 8, chloroplastic isoform X1 → MIGSTVLPDKPSMAIATCKMLKPPPKPSHFCARPILCTQNKSPNTMSRPSKPKVTITSPILVIPSQVSVRRSKKNRGCEERRDFSQVGGQQMLGLCGFGYWVQGFRCFPWLALNFHMAHNLNLPPSTLQLVQNSGNLPMVAKPLYGILSDAIDVGGAHRLPYISAGVLLQVLSWGPLALIPLAREALPNLMACVLLSNIGASISEVAMDALVAEYGQKHNLRGLQSYAFMASAAGGILGNLLGGYILLRTPPKTMFFIFTSLLSLQFAMSLMTREASLRVSQPLVNTLKKKSILLSIRNQLSDLLRAVHEESISGPLTWIVLSIATVPILSGSIFCFQTQCLHLDPTVIGMSRVIGQLLLLFTSVLFDRYWKNVSMRRLIGVVQVLYACSLLLDLVLVRQINLKLGIPNDMFSLCFSGLAETIAQFKLLPFSVLFVNLCPRGCEGSLTSFLASALCLSSIVSGFLGVGLASVIRITSGDYSSLPVGILIQFMVALLPVVWIHLVPQSLLTVEKDRKRGLSKRTRKNRRVGRVVFGSVISYRRERESETPR, encoded by the exons atgaTTGGTTCGACAGTTTTGCCAGACAAGCCATCCATGGCGATCGCCACTTGCAAGATGCTGAAACCTCCACCAAAGCCATCGCATTTTTGTGCCAGACCTATCCTCTGTACTCAGAACAAGAGCCCCAACACCATGAGCAGGCCATCAAAGCCAAAAGTGACCATCACCAGCCCTATCCTGGTGATCCCAAGTCAAGTCTCCGTGAGGAGATCAAAGAAAAACAGGGGATGTGAGGAAAGGAGGGATTTTTCGCAAGTGGGTGGTCAACAGATGCTGGGCTTGTGTGGTTTTGGGTATTGGGTTCAGGGCTTCAGGTGCTTCCCATGGTTGGCTTTGAATTTCCACATGGCTCACAATCTCAATCTGCCTCCATCAACCTTGCAGCTTGTGCAGAATTCTGGGAATCTGCCCATGGTTGCCAAGCCTCTGTATGGGATCTTGTCTGATGCTATTGACGTTGGTGGTGCTCATAGGTTGCCGTATATTTCAGCAGGAG TGCTTCTACAGGTTCTGTCCTGGGGACCATTGGCATTGATTCCTCTTGCTCGTGAAGCTCTTCCAAACCTCATGGCATGTGTTCTTCTCAGCAATATAGGTGCATCTATTAGTGAAGTTGCTATGGATGCTCTTGTAGCAGAGTATGGTCAGAAACACAACTTACGAGGTCTCCAGTCTTATGCATTCATGGCCTCAGCAGCTGGTGGAATCCTTGGAAATTTGCTAGGCGGATATATTCTTCTTAGAACACCACCAAAAACCATGTTCTTCATATTTACGTCCCTTCTTTCCCTTCAGTTTGCCATGTCATTGATGACAAGAGAAGCATCTCTTAGGGTATCTCAACCATTGGTTAACACTCTAAAAAAGAAGTCGATCTTGCTTAGCATTAGAAATCAACTCTCAGACTTGTTAAGGGCAGTTCATGAAGAGAGTATTTCCGGCCCTCTTACTTGGATCGTTCTTTCTATCGCCACAGTGCCGATTCTGTCTGGTTCAATTTTCTGCTTTCAAACTCAATGTCTACATCTTGATCCCACGGTTATCGGGATGTCACGTGTGATAGGCCAGTTGCTCCTGCTTTTCACGTCAGTACTTTTTGACCGGTACTGGAAGAACGTTTCAATGAGGAGATTGATTGGAGTGGTGCAGGTTTTGTATGCTTGCTCGCTTCTTCTAGACCTAGTTCTGGTGAGGCAGATCAATCTGAAGTTGGGAATTCCCAATGATATGTTCTCCCTTTGTTTTTCTGGTCTAGCAGAGACGATTGCACAGTTTAAGCTCCTTCCGTTTTCGGTACTGTTTGTGAATTTATGTCCGCGGGGTTGTGAAGGATCTCTGACATCTTTCTTAGCATCGGCCTTGTGTTTGTCATCGATAGTCAGCGGGTTTCTGGGCGTTGGATTAGCATCAGTTATCAGGATCACCTCTGGCGATTACTCGAGCCTGCCTGTGGGGATTCTGATACAGTTTATGGTTGCTTTGCTGCCTGTGGTGTGGATTCATCTTGTGCCCCAGTCACTGCTTACTGTTGAGAAGGACAGAAAAAGAGGCTTGAGCAAAAGAACACGAAAAAACAGAAGGGTGGGTCGAGTGGTATTTGGCTCGGTAATTTCTTACAGGCGCGAGAGAGAGTCTGAGACCCCAAGATAG
- the LOC115755882 gene encoding probable folate-biopterin transporter 8, chloroplastic isoform X2 has product MGSCLMLLTLVVLIGCRIFQQEVLSWGPLALIPLAREALPNLMACVLLSNIGASISEVAMDALVAEYGQKHNLRGLQSYAFMASAAGGILGNLLGGYILLRTPPKTMFFIFTSLLSLQFAMSLMTREASLRVSQPLVNTLKKKSILLSIRNQLSDLLRAVHEESISGPLTWIVLSIATVPILSGSIFCFQTQCLHLDPTVIGMSRVIGQLLLLFTSVLFDRYWKNVSMRRLIGVVQVLYACSLLLDLVLVRQINLKLGIPNDMFSLCFSGLAETIAQFKLLPFSVLFVNLCPRGCEGSLTSFLASALCLSSIVSGFLGVGLASVIRITSGDYSSLPVGILIQFMVALLPVVWIHLVPQSLLTVEKDRKRGLSKRTRKNRRVGRVVFGSVISYRRERESETPR; this is encoded by the exons ATGGGATCTTGTCTGATGCTATTGACGTTGGTGGTGCTCATAGGTTGCCGTATATTTCAGCAGGAG GTTCTGTCCTGGGGACCATTGGCATTGATTCCTCTTGCTCGTGAAGCTCTTCCAAACCTCATGGCATGTGTTCTTCTCAGCAATATAGGTGCATCTATTAGTGAAGTTGCTATGGATGCTCTTGTAGCAGAGTATGGTCAGAAACACAACTTACGAGGTCTCCAGTCTTATGCATTCATGGCCTCAGCAGCTGGTGGAATCCTTGGAAATTTGCTAGGCGGATATATTCTTCTTAGAACACCACCAAAAACCATGTTCTTCATATTTACGTCCCTTCTTTCCCTTCAGTTTGCCATGTCATTGATGACAAGAGAAGCATCTCTTAGGGTATCTCAACCATTGGTTAACACTCTAAAAAAGAAGTCGATCTTGCTTAGCATTAGAAATCAACTCTCAGACTTGTTAAGGGCAGTTCATGAAGAGAGTATTTCCGGCCCTCTTACTTGGATCGTTCTTTCTATCGCCACAGTGCCGATTCTGTCTGGTTCAATTTTCTGCTTTCAAACTCAATGTCTACATCTTGATCCCACGGTTATCGGGATGTCACGTGTGATAGGCCAGTTGCTCCTGCTTTTCACGTCAGTACTTTTTGACCGGTACTGGAAGAACGTTTCAATGAGGAGATTGATTGGAGTGGTGCAGGTTTTGTATGCTTGCTCGCTTCTTCTAGACCTAGTTCTGGTGAGGCAGATCAATCTGAAGTTGGGAATTCCCAATGATATGTTCTCCCTTTGTTTTTCTGGTCTAGCAGAGACGATTGCACAGTTTAAGCTCCTTCCGTTTTCGGTACTGTTTGTGAATTTATGTCCGCGGGGTTGTGAAGGATCTCTGACATCTTTCTTAGCATCGGCCTTGTGTTTGTCATCGATAGTCAGCGGGTTTCTGGGCGTTGGATTAGCATCAGTTATCAGGATCACCTCTGGCGATTACTCGAGCCTGCCTGTGGGGATTCTGATACAGTTTATGGTTGCTTTGCTGCCTGTGGTGTGGATTCATCTTGTGCCCCAGTCACTGCTTACTGTTGAGAAGGACAGAAAAAGAGGCTTGAGCAAAAGAACACGAAAAAACAGAAGGGTGGGTCGAGTGGTATTTGGCTCGGTAATTTCTTACAGGCGCGAGAGAGAGTCTGAGACCCCAAGATAG